In one window of Helicobacter sp. MIT 21-1697 DNA:
- a CDS encoding universal stress protein — MTKLLFGVSDTQECRRAIQTIIRFFGHRDEIELTLLHVTPEIVVYAESGIVDYGTIENIENEKSNTMLDEFEAEFNKQGITCQKILKTGNPIDVVLEIVNNYDLLIIGASESSLLHRIFNSHQNSFINSSPIPVLVAK; from the coding sequence ATGACAAAGCTCTTATTTGGCGTGAGCGATACACAAGAATGTCGTAGAGCTATTCAGACTATTATCCGATTTTTTGGACATAGGGACGAAATTGAACTCACGCTTTTGCACGTAACACCAGAGATTGTTGTATATGCTGAAAGCGGAATTGTGGATTATGGTACGATTGAAAATATTGAAAATGAGAAGTCAAATACAATGCTTGATGAGTTTGAAGCAGAGTTTAATAAACAAGGCATTACTTGCCAAAAGATTCTAAAAACAGGTAATCCTATTGATGTTGTGCTTGAGATTGTGAATAATTACGACTTGCTTATCATTGGTGCGAGCGAATCTTCACTCTTGCATAGAATCTTTAACTCCCACCAAAACAGCTTTATTAACTCCTCTCCTATTCCTGTTTTAGTGGCAAAATAA
- a CDS encoding molybdopterin molybdotransferase MoeA: protein MTTFNQALQIGTSLPHTTRIHTLPLFESCGAILAQDIIATRPLPAFDNSAMDGYAIRMQDYGTHCICNGSILAGDDSSALILRQGHTYKVMTGSMLPQNTQAVVQIEWVQENETGVYIPAPNCKQNLTQGQNIRLKGEEIAQNSLLLQKGKRLNHLDLSIIASQGIAQVQSFAPLHIGIYSSGDEVIEPHQNAKAHQIYNTNATSLYSLLQQRGFKCEYRGILQDDKKALCAAIEQFHQYDVIITSGGASVGDADLIKEVLKAQGAKMLFDGINVKPGRHLALATLGKTLIILLPGNPLALLLHLHTLILSILESLQGASAFFPQSLTFKLNESLKLKANTTSMILGRCENETFFPHNGGKIGSSSLTTMWRNNAIALFDNVQSLPKGTPIKVILYNADFCDIIDFLNY from the coding sequence ATGACAACCTTTAATCAAGCATTGCAAATAGGCACTTCGTTGCCGCATACCACACGCATTCACACCTTGCCTCTTTTTGAATCTTGTGGCGCAATTCTTGCACAAGATATTATCGCTACACGCCCACTCCCTGCATTTGACAACTCTGCAATGGACGGCTATGCTATTAGAATGCAAGATTATGGCACACATTGTATATGCAATGGAAGTATTTTAGCAGGAGATGACAGCAGTGCGCTTATTCTTAGACAAGGACATACTTACAAGGTAATGACAGGTTCAATGCTCCCTCAAAACACCCAAGCAGTTGTGCAAATTGAATGGGTGCAAGAAAATGAAACAGGTGTGTATATTCCTGCACCAAATTGTAAGCAAAACCTCACTCAAGGACAAAATATCCGCCTTAAAGGTGAAGAAATCGCTCAAAATTCACTTCTTTTACAAAAAGGCAAGCGATTAAACCACCTTGATTTAAGCATCATTGCTTCACAAGGTATTGCTCAAGTGCAAAGTTTTGCGCCTTTACACATAGGAATTTACTCAAGCGGCGATGAAGTCATTGAACCACATCAAAATGCCAAAGCGCACCAAATTTACAACACAAATGCTACAAGCCTTTATAGCCTCCTTCAACAACGTGGCTTTAAGTGCGAGTACCGAGGTATCTTGCAAGATGACAAAAAAGCCCTTTGTGCGGCGATTGAGCAATTTCATCAATATGATGTGATTATCACAAGCGGAGGAGCAAGTGTGGGTGATGCAGATTTGATTAAAGAAGTTTTAAAAGCACAAGGAGCAAAAATGCTTTTTGATGGCATCAATGTCAAACCCGGACGCCACCTAGCACTTGCTACATTGGGAAAAACACTTATTATCTTACTGCCGGGTAATCCTCTAGCCCTACTTCTTCACTTACACACACTTATTTTGTCTATTTTAGAATCTCTGCAAGGGGCAAGTGCTTTCTTCCCTCAAAGCCTTACATTTAAGCTCAATGAGTCATTAAAACTCAAAGCCAATACAACTTCTATGATTCTAGGACGATGTGAAAACGAAACATTTTTTCCTCATAATGGTGGAAAAATCGGCTCAAGCTCACTTACGACTATGTGGCGAAACAATGCAATTGCACTCTTTGATAATGTGCAATCCCTGCCAAAAGGCACACCCATTAAGGTTATTTTATATAATGCCGATTTTTGTGATATAATAGACTTCCTTAACTATTGA
- a CDS encoding cysteine desulfurase has protein sequence MKEAIHLDFLANVPLNADANALLADTYPNINTLDSANLHTLKEDSHNLACFFGKSHSHSFNYGSGDFLSLFSTLFAHHYHIALAPSLHQQSFYAAELFKHIAPQGLSFLPLNQQGIIESARQNTQKTQYVFFMPLINQDILSHNPIESLIEQILSTHPRALIFIDISLFISTLSQEKCAFLRSLQNPQIVLLCNGESIALMRPSGFIVSDFDKLDSIHKETLEAFFNTTLLRPHLFKAANYALECIVSSPPIQESKHIFFDCLKTHLGENISLFAPLELTAQNALPLRFKHIKARLLIQALSIEGIYAINGQDCLFGNAKPSFVLRSMGYDEPSTRELLSVSYIHLDSIESTAYILAQAYTQLRQFHT, from the coding sequence ATGAAAGAAGCAATACATCTTGATTTTTTAGCAAATGTTCCTTTAAATGCAGATGCTAATGCCCTACTTGCAGATACTTATCCTAATATAAATACACTTGATAGTGCTAATTTGCACACCTTAAAGGAAGATTCTCATAATCTTGCTTGTTTTTTTGGCAAAAGCCATTCTCACTCTTTTAATTATGGCAGTGGGGATTTTCTCTCACTCTTTAGCACACTTTTTGCACACCATTATCACATTGCCCTAGCCCCTAGTCTTCATCAGCAGAGCTTTTATGCAGCAGAGCTTTTTAAACACATTGCGCCACAAGGCTTATCATTTTTGCCACTTAATCAGCAAGGCATTATAGAATCTGCCCGACAAAATACGCAAAAAACTCAATATGTGTTTTTTATGCCTCTTATCAATCAAGATATTCTCTCGCATAATCCCATAGAATCTTTGATTGAGCAGATTCTATCTACTCACCCTCGCGCGCTTATTTTCATTGATATATCACTTTTTATAAGTACCCTTAGTCAAGAAAAATGCGCATTTTTGCGAAGTTTGCAAAATCCCCAAATAGTACTTTTATGCAATGGTGAATCTATTGCTTTAATGCGCCCAAGTGGCTTTATTGTGAGTGATTTTGATAAGCTTGATTCCATACATAAAGAAACATTAGAAGCATTTTTTAACACTACTCTTTTGCGCCCCCATCTTTTTAAAGCCGCGAATTACGCGCTTGAATGTATTGTATCTAGCCCACCAATCCAAGAGAGCAAACATATCTTTTTTGATTGTCTTAAAACTCATTTAGGCGAAAATATTTCGCTTTTTGCACCTCTTGAACTTACCGCCCAAAATGCTTTGCCTTTGCGCTTTAAGCATATCAAAGCACGACTTTTAATCCAAGCTTTAAGCATAGAGGGAATCTACGCTATCAATGGGCAAGATTGCTTATTTGGTAATGCTAAACCCTCCTTTGTGCTGCGCTCTATGGGTTATGATGAACCAAGCACGCGCGAATTATTGAGTGTGAGCTATATACATTTAGATTCTATAGAATCTACCGCTTACATACTTGCTCAAGCCTACACTCAACTACGACAATTCCATACTTAA